In the Pontibacillus yanchengensis genome, one interval contains:
- a CDS encoding transporter substrate-binding domain-containing protein: MKKFAIILSLFSIIVLAACGSSNAEGEQESDKKTLVMGTSADYKPYEFIDTKEGQEIVGFDIDIAKHIAKEMGYELKIEDMDFNGLIAALNSNKVDFVMAGMTPTEERKEKVQFSDIYYVAKDSLISKKESNINSVEDLKNKTIGVQLGSIQEGRAEDMQKNIEGIKLSQLDQIPQLVQELKSGRIDATIIENTVAKGYLDNNKELTSFIIDSEDEQGSAAAFPKESEIVKEFNKELQEMKESGKMDELINNWFGKGSSE, encoded by the coding sequence ATGAAGAAATTCGCAATTATTTTATCATTATTTTCCATCATCGTATTAGCTGCATGCGGAAGTTCAAATGCTGAAGGGGAGCAAGAATCAGATAAGAAAACCCTTGTGATGGGAACGTCTGCTGACTATAAACCTTATGAATTTATTGATACGAAAGAAGGACAAGAAATAGTAGGTTTTGATATTGATATTGCCAAACACATCGCTAAGGAAATGGGTTATGAACTGAAGATTGAAGACATGGACTTTAACGGATTAATTGCTGCGTTGAATAGTAACAAAGTAGATTTTGTCATGGCTGGCATGACACCAACGGAAGAGCGTAAGGAAAAAGTTCAGTTCTCTGACATCTATTATGTAGCAAAGGATTCCCTTATTTCCAAAAAAGAATCCAATATTAATAGCGTAGAAGATTTGAAGAATAAAACCATCGGCGTACAGCTTGGCTCCATTCAAGAAGGTAGAGCCGAGGATATGCAAAAAAACATAGAAGGTATTAAGTTATCTCAACTTGATCAAATTCCACAGCTTGTCCAAGAATTAAAATCAGGCCGTATTGACGCAACGATTATCGAGAATACCGTTGCAAAAGGGTATCTAGATAATAATAAAGAACTGACTAGCTTTATTATAGACAGCGAGGACGAGCAAGGATCAGCGGCGGCGTTTCCTAAAGAAAGTGAAATCGTAAAGGAATTTAATAAGGAACTGCAAGAAATGAAAGAAAGTGGAAAAATGGACGAACTCATCAACAACTGGTTCGGAAAAGGATCTTCAGAATAG
- a CDS encoding transporter, producing the protein MKIFKRVYEGIMIILVMVTIVTLWTEQAYNTFINRFIWFVFFIDFVVRLWKAEERWTFIKKNPFLVIAVIPLDQFFQMARIVRIIYLFRIKTITKYYIQPFVQKLTYQSKLFIFGALFGVLVFQSIILWWLEENITSLWMSFSLVFQHLLFFGHRAIEVNASATLWMFVITSIIGVILHGLALQWLFSHIEPIYNKVKNTLES; encoded by the coding sequence ATGAAAATCTTTAAGCGAGTGTATGAGGGTATCATGATTATCTTGGTTATGGTCACCATCGTCACACTATGGACAGAACAAGCTTATAATACATTTATTAATCGATTTATTTGGTTTGTCTTTTTTATAGATTTTGTGGTTCGATTATGGAAAGCAGAAGAACGTTGGACATTTATAAAGAAAAATCCGTTTCTCGTCATTGCTGTTATTCCACTGGATCAATTTTTTCAGATGGCTCGTATTGTACGTATCATTTATTTGTTTAGAATCAAAACCATTACAAAGTATTATATACAGCCATTTGTACAAAAATTGACGTATCAATCTAAGCTGTTTATCTTTGGTGCTTTGTTTGGTGTGTTAGTTTTTCAATCTATCATTTTATGGTGGTTAGAGGAAAATATCACTTCTTTATGGATGTCCTTTAGCCTTGTGTTTCAACATTTATTGTTCTTTGGGCATCGAGCGATTGAAGTGAACGCTTCCGCTACGTTGTGGATGTTTGTGATCACCTCTATTATTGGCGTCATCCTTCATGGGCTTGCCCTTCAATGGCTGTTTAGTCATATTGAACCGATTTATAATAAAGTGAAAAATACGCTTGAATCATAA
- a CDS encoding MFS transporter: MMQQEATEQRSSSTFKTVIVLSLAVWLVVMNTTMFNVALPNVLEDFSLTPSEGAWIVSGYSIVLAIFTIGYTRLSDYIPLRRLLLIGMFLFGSASLFGYFTSNFVWLIIARLCQAAGAAAIPGLSYVFAGRFVPLSIRGRAMAFIASASSLGFGLGPVAGGAITDWLNWNYLFLFTMIVLVLIPVLYRMLPNEEVKKGTFDGIGAILTGLSVTSFLLFISTLQWYYLVIGIVVLYMLWRRITNHSVPFIQPDLIKHKPYRMIIYMSYLGFSTHFAILVIMPLMLQNVYDKPPTTVGLIIFPGALLSAVAAIFVGRLIDRYGNSKIMLLAHVLLTISTLVFYFLSPVNEYMIMLGYMFTSFGFSSLSSSSTNEVSRFLPDELIGSGIGLKQLIQFVGAASGPVFASLFLEIGGTSYSVSSFQYTFLFIFGMMVISTLLYWLYSKK; the protein is encoded by the coding sequence ATGATGCAGCAAGAAGCGACTGAACAACGATCATCCAGCACCTTTAAAACAGTCATTGTATTAAGTTTAGCTGTCTGGTTAGTTGTCATGAATACGACTATGTTTAACGTAGCTTTACCAAATGTATTGGAAGATTTCTCCCTCACCCCTTCTGAAGGGGCATGGATTGTTTCTGGCTATTCTATTGTATTGGCCATATTCACAATCGGCTACACAAGATTGTCGGACTACATTCCCCTTCGCCGTTTACTATTAATCGGGATGTTCTTATTTGGATCAGCTTCTTTATTCGGTTACTTCACATCCAATTTCGTATGGCTGATCATTGCAAGACTCTGTCAAGCCGCAGGTGCAGCAGCAATACCAGGACTTTCCTACGTATTTGCAGGTCGATTTGTCCCGTTATCCATAAGAGGACGGGCTATGGCATTTATCGCCTCTGCATCATCGTTAGGCTTTGGATTAGGTCCTGTGGCAGGAGGTGCGATTACCGATTGGCTAAATTGGAATTATCTATTTTTATTTACCATGATTGTCCTAGTCTTAATCCCGGTTCTGTATCGCATGCTTCCGAATGAAGAGGTAAAGAAAGGAACATTTGACGGAATAGGAGCGATCTTAACCGGTCTAAGTGTAACGTCTTTTCTGCTGTTCATCTCAACCTTGCAATGGTATTACCTTGTCATCGGTATCGTCGTTTTATATATGTTGTGGCGACGTATTACCAATCACTCTGTTCCGTTTATACAACCGGATTTAATTAAGCATAAGCCTTACCGCATGATCATTTATATGAGTTATTTAGGGTTTAGTACTCACTTTGCAATCCTTGTAATCATGCCACTAATGTTACAAAACGTATATGATAAACCCCCTACAACTGTTGGGCTAATAATATTCCCTGGCGCTCTCTTATCAGCTGTAGCGGCTATTTTCGTAGGACGACTGATTGATCGATATGGAAATAGTAAAATCATGCTACTCGCTCATGTATTGCTTACAATCTCGACCCTTGTCTTTTATTTCCTATCCCCGGTGAACGAATACATGATTATGCTAGGCTATATGTTTACGAGTTTTGGATTTTCTAGTTTATCCTCCAGTTCCACTAATGAAGTATCTCGCTTTTTGCCAGATGAATTAATTGGCTCTGGCATAGGATTAAAGCAACTCATCCAATTCGTAGGCGCTGCTTCTGGACCGGTATTTGCTAGTCTTTTCTTAGAAATAGGAGGAACATCTTATTCCGTTTCATCCTTTCAATATACCTTTCTATTCATCTTTGGGATGATGGTCATCTCGACATTATTGTACTGGCTTTATAGCAAGAAATAA
- a CDS encoding lactate permease LctP family transporter: MTWTQAYDPFNNIWLSAFVAAIPILFFFLALTVFKIRGTIASLCTVLLSFIIAISVYNMPTAMASEAAGYGFAFSFWPISYIVIMAVYLYKLSVKSGQFNVIRSSIASISKDARLQMLLVAFSFNAFLEGAAGFGAPIAITAALLVGLGFKPLQAAGICLIANTASGAFGAMGIPVIVAGQVSGIDPKVIGQFLGTSLPIISFTVPFLLIAILDGLKGVRQVWPAALVSGASYALAQYFTVTYIGPELPNITSAIASLVALALFTKVWKPKEIMELDVQENEMEIKSPLTFKTIVKAWSPFIALTVMVTIWSLSFFKQLFTPEGLFAGTILHIPMNHLHNLVLKAQPIVTEVTPYAAILKIDLLSATGTAIFIAAILSIIMLRIPIGVALETFKETLQELAKPIFTIMMVLGFAFIANYSGQSSTLGLAMAATSDYFPLLSPVLGWIGVFLTGSVTSNNALFGSLQQITAEQISVLPLILVAANTSGGVMAKMLSPQSVAVASGAVGLVGRESELFRFTLKYSMVFLLITGVVTFGQALFL; encoded by the coding sequence ATGACATGGACTCAAGCTTACGATCCATTTAACAACATTTGGTTATCCGCATTTGTAGCAGCTATTCCGATTTTATTTTTCTTTCTAGCTTTAACCGTTTTTAAAATTCGAGGAACCATTGCATCTTTATGCACCGTCCTTCTTTCATTCATTATTGCAATTAGTGTTTACAACATGCCCACTGCAATGGCTTCTGAAGCAGCAGGATATGGATTTGCTTTTTCCTTTTGGCCAATTAGTTATATTGTCATTATGGCCGTGTACTTATATAAATTATCTGTTAAAAGTGGTCAATTCAATGTAATCAGAAGCTCTATCGCTTCCATATCTAAAGATGCTCGATTGCAGATGTTACTTGTTGCCTTTTCCTTCAATGCCTTTCTTGAAGGCGCAGCAGGATTCGGTGCTCCTATTGCCATAACAGCTGCACTATTGGTTGGTTTAGGCTTCAAACCTCTGCAAGCTGCTGGAATATGCTTAATTGCGAATACAGCTTCTGGTGCTTTTGGTGCGATGGGGATACCTGTCATTGTAGCAGGTCAAGTAAGTGGGATTGATCCAAAAGTGATTGGACAATTTTTAGGAACATCTTTACCGATTATTTCTTTCACCGTTCCATTTTTATTAATCGCTATTCTAGATGGTCTGAAAGGGGTTCGACAAGTATGGCCTGCTGCTCTTGTATCAGGCGCTTCCTATGCTCTTGCTCAATACTTTACAGTGACCTACATCGGTCCTGAATTACCTAATATCACATCTGCCATTGCTAGCTTAGTGGCACTCGCGCTCTTTACGAAGGTGTGGAAACCTAAAGAGATTATGGAACTTGACGTTCAAGAAAACGAGATGGAAATAAAATCTCCATTAACTTTCAAAACTATTGTTAAAGCATGGTCTCCCTTTATTGCGTTAACAGTGATGGTAACCATTTGGAGCTTATCTTTTTTTAAACAGTTGTTCACACCGGAGGGATTATTCGCAGGAACCATTCTTCATATTCCTATGAATCACTTGCATAACCTGGTACTAAAAGCTCAACCAATAGTAACAGAAGTAACACCTTATGCTGCTATATTAAAGATAGATCTTTTGTCAGCTACTGGTACTGCTATTTTCATTGCAGCAATCCTATCTATTATTATGCTACGTATCCCAATTGGTGTCGCTTTAGAAACATTTAAAGAGACGTTACAAGAGTTAGCGAAACCAATCTTTACAATTATGATGGTGCTAGGTTTTGCTTTCATCGCAAACTATAGTGGTCAATCTTCCACACTAGGGTTAGCGATGGCGGCTACTTCTGACTATTTCCCATTGTTATCTCCTGTACTCGGTTGGATTGGCGTTTTTCTAACAGGGTCTGTGACATCAAACAATGCCTTGTTTGGTAGCCTTCAACAAATTACAGCCGAGCAAATCAGCGTACTACCACTTATCTTAGTGGCGGCTAATACATCAGGTGGAGTCATGGCAAAAATGCTTTCCCCACAATCCGTCGCTGTAGCATCTGGAGCTGTAGGATTAGTAGGCAGAGAATCAGAATTGTTCCGATTCACCCTTAAATATAGCATGGTATTCTTATTGATTACTGGTGTTGTTACCTTTGGACAAGCATTGTTTTTATAA
- a CDS encoding aldo/keto reductase, producing the protein MERIKLASGLSLSRIVHGEWRLSDWKYTDEELIQLIEHCLDQGITTFDHADLYGSYTCEELFGRALAKKPELRERMEIVTKCGIVIESPNRPEHHSHHYNTSKAHIKKSVENSLENLRTDYIDLLLIHRPDPFMDPGEVASAFRELKDEGKVRHFGVSNFKQHQLNMLQSFLDVELVTNQIELSAYNLENIQDGTLDLCMEKRMAPMAWSPLGGGDVFTSQEEKAVRLRGTLEKVANELGADGIDEVLYAWLLNHPANIMPIVGSGKVNRIDRAVAALDYNLSRDQWFEIYTSSMGYDIP; encoded by the coding sequence ATGGAACGAATAAAATTAGCATCTGGTTTATCTTTATCACGTATTGTTCATGGCGAATGGAGATTATCTGATTGGAAGTACACAGATGAAGAACTGATCCAACTGATTGAGCATTGCTTAGATCAGGGGATAACAACATTTGATCATGCGGATTTATACGGGAGTTATACATGTGAGGAGTTGTTTGGAAGAGCATTGGCTAAGAAACCGGAGCTCCGTGAGCGCATGGAAATCGTAACAAAGTGTGGCATCGTGATTGAGTCACCAAATCGTCCAGAACATCATTCCCATCACTATAACACCAGCAAGGCTCATATTAAAAAATCCGTAGAGAATTCTTTGGAAAACCTTCGTACCGACTATATTGATTTATTATTAATTCATCGTCCCGATCCGTTCATGGACCCAGGAGAGGTGGCAAGTGCATTTCGAGAGCTGAAGGATGAAGGGAAGGTTCGTCATTTTGGTGTATCCAACTTTAAACAACATCAATTGAACATGCTACAGTCCTTCTTGGATGTAGAACTAGTCACAAACCAGATTGAGCTATCTGCTTATAACCTTGAAAATATTCAAGACGGTACATTAGATCTTTGTATGGAAAAGCGTATGGCACCGATGGCTTGGTCTCCTTTAGGTGGAGGAGATGTTTTTACTAGTCAAGAGGAGAAAGCGGTGCGCTTACGTGGAACGTTAGAAAAGGTAGCGAATGAATTAGGTGCCGATGGAATCGATGAGGTGCTCTATGCATGGTTGCTAAACCACCCAGCAAACATTATGCCAATTGTTGGATCAGGCAAGGTCAACCGAATCGATCGTGCCGTAGCTGCACTAGACTATAATCTATCGAGGGATCAATGGTTTGAAATTTATACAAGCTCGATGGGATACGATATTCCATAG
- a CDS encoding amino acid ABC transporter permease — protein sequence MIDLIPSIPFILKGILVTLQFVVVSGIFGFIIGVLLAFAKIGKFPLLKRFADAYTAFFRGTPLILQLVYVYFVVPEVTGWEIPKLAAGIIAFSLNSGAYVSEIIRAGIQSVDKGQFEAAQALNVSYWKSMRKIILPQAIKHILPALMNEYIMLLKESAVISVIGAHDIMRRSQIVAADTFNYFGALTIALIIYFIMVRILETFGAKLEKRLRYSD from the coding sequence ATGATTGACCTAATACCATCTATCCCATTCATCTTAAAAGGAATACTCGTTACGCTACAATTCGTTGTTGTTTCAGGAATTTTCGGTTTTATTATCGGGGTTCTATTGGCATTCGCGAAGATTGGTAAGTTTCCATTGTTAAAACGGTTTGCTGATGCATATACTGCATTCTTCCGAGGAACACCTTTGATTCTCCAGCTCGTCTATGTATATTTCGTTGTTCCCGAAGTCACAGGCTGGGAGATTCCTAAGCTAGCAGCTGGGATTATTGCCTTTTCCTTAAACTCAGGAGCTTATGTATCCGAAATCATCCGTGCTGGTATTCAATCTGTTGATAAAGGACAATTTGAAGCTGCTCAGGCATTGAATGTGTCCTACTGGAAGTCCATGCGTAAGATCATTTTACCGCAAGCTATTAAGCACATCTTACCGGCATTAATGAACGAATATATTATGTTACTGAAAGAGTCTGCCGTCATTTCTGTAATTGGCGCTCACGACATTATGCGTCGCTCGCAAATTGTTGCAGCAGATACCTTTAACTACTTTGGCGCTTTAACCATTGCATTGATTATTTACTTTATAATGGTGCGTATTCTAGAAACATTCGGAGCAAAACTCGAAAAAAGGTTGCGATACAGTGATTAA
- a CDS encoding ATP-binding cassette domain-containing protein, whose translation MINVNNLTKQFGDNQVLTNITTEVKKGDVVAVIGPSGSGKSTFLRCINGLEEATKGEIIVDDITLTEKTLAQVREKTGMVFQHFHLFPHLKVIDNITFAPIETKGVKKADAEKQAKKLLETVGLSDKANTYPNQLSGGQKQRVAIARSLAMEPEIMLFDEPTSALDPEMVKEVLDVMKQLAHSGMTMVVVTHEMGFAREVADRILFLDEGAVVEETTPHAFFHHPETERAQSFLEKVL comes from the coding sequence GTGATTAACGTAAACAACTTAACCAAACAATTTGGAGACAATCAAGTACTAACCAACATTACAACCGAAGTAAAAAAAGGAGATGTTGTCGCCGTCATCGGACCTTCTGGATCTGGTAAATCTACATTTCTTCGGTGCATAAACGGGTTAGAAGAAGCAACGAAGGGTGAAATCATTGTCGATGACATCACGTTAACCGAAAAAACGTTAGCACAAGTCCGGGAAAAAACAGGGATGGTCTTTCAACACTTCCACCTCTTCCCGCACCTAAAGGTGATTGACAATATTACCTTTGCCCCAATAGAAACAAAAGGTGTCAAAAAGGCTGATGCAGAAAAACAAGCTAAAAAGCTATTGGAAACAGTGGGCCTATCCGATAAAGCAAACACGTACCCTAACCAGCTTTCCGGTGGTCAAAAACAACGTGTTGCCATCGCCCGTTCTCTAGCCATGGAACCGGAAATCATGCTATTCGATGAGCCAACATCAGCTCTAGATCCAGAGATGGTAAAAGAAGTACTGGATGTGATGAAGCAACTGGCTCATTCAGGCATGACCATGGTTGTGGTGACGCATGAGATGGGATTTGCTCGGGAAGTTGCAGACCGAATCCTTTTCCTCGATGAGGGAGCCGTTGTAGAAGAAACCACACCTCACGCTTTCTTCCATCATCCAGAAACAGAAAGAGCGCAAAGCTTCTTAGAAAAAGTACTCTAA
- a CDS encoding Gfo/Idh/MocA family protein, protein MRWGILGAANIAKKALIPALQRANAEIVAIASRSGEASQIAEEFGITKGYDAYEELLADPDVDAVYIPVPNHVHKEWVIAAAQAGKHILCEKPAALTVQDVEEMLEECRRNNVYFLEAFMYQFHPQHERVKELIIAGEIGEVQYMRATFSFMFDKTKDNIRLEKEKGGGALWDVGCYGLHSTMNILDSQPTEAQIMSHIDERFGIDTTSLINLTLENGKLAQIDCSFNAPVRNEYQVMGTKGKITVPHAYRPDNNNHRGVIIIENEDGQQEEVLEGDQYKLQVEAFMRIIENGGTFDDFHELTLHNVRMIEALYKQQNM, encoded by the coding sequence ATGCGTTGGGGAATTCTAGGTGCAGCGAATATTGCCAAGAAAGCATTGATTCCAGCACTGCAGCGAGCGAATGCTGAGATTGTTGCGATTGCAAGTAGAAGTGGGGAAGCAAGTCAAATAGCAGAAGAGTTTGGCATTACTAAAGGTTATGATGCGTATGAAGAGTTGTTAGCCGATCCGGACGTTGATGCCGTCTATATACCAGTGCCCAATCATGTACATAAGGAATGGGTTATCGCCGCCGCACAGGCCGGGAAGCATATTTTGTGTGAGAAACCTGCTGCTTTAACGGTCCAAGATGTAGAAGAAATGCTTGAGGAGTGTCGTCGTAACAATGTGTATTTCTTAGAGGCATTTATGTATCAGTTTCACCCGCAGCATGAACGTGTAAAAGAGCTAATTATTGCCGGGGAAATAGGCGAAGTCCAGTACATGCGAGCTACATTCTCCTTTATGTTTGATAAGACGAAAGACAATATTCGTCTAGAAAAGGAAAAAGGTGGTGGAGCACTATGGGATGTAGGCTGCTACGGTCTTCACTCCACGATGAATATATTAGACTCTCAGCCAACCGAAGCTCAGATTATGTCTCATATAGATGAACGATTTGGTATCGATACAACGAGTCTCATCAACCTCACATTAGAAAATGGAAAATTGGCTCAGATTGATTGTAGTTTTAATGCTCCGGTGAGGAATGAATATCAAGTGATGGGAACAAAAGGAAAAATTACTGTGCCTCATGCATACCGTCCCGATAATAACAATCACCGGGGCGTGATTATTATTGAAAATGAAGACGGGCAACAAGAAGAAGTCCTCGAGGGCGATCAATATAAGCTGCAAGTGGAAGCGTTCATGAGAATCATCGAGAACGGTGGAACATTTGATGATTTTCACGAACTTACCCTACACAATGTGAGAATGATTGAGGCATTGTATAAACAGCAGAATATGTGA
- a CDS encoding ABC transporter ATP-binding protein — protein sequence MKTVLRYVLTYKKSAIIALLLMGVELTVELLQPMLMGVIIDQGVVEQDMEAIMIWGGLLLFLSLLAFASGITNSFFAANVSQGVGHDVRRDLFTRIQSFTADQFQRFATSSLITRMTNDVTQVQSFLFMAMRIMLRAPLFIIGGLILAFTVHAGLASILLLAVPFLFLFMLWMMGKGVRLFREVQVRLDAVNRVIRENLVNMRLIKAFDRGDYEQHRFDEVNRPLMDENKKALRLLELTMPAVMLAMNIVLVVVLWYGAADLRVGDAQAGQVVAVLNYGTRIMFSFSTFSFLLMVFSRGRASTTRIAEVLHKDAGEEVDTYDEMYTIKGDVSFEDVSFRYPGMNVDVIKHLSFSANAGETIGILGETGSGKTSLLQLLPRLYSPTEGQIRIDQKDIHSHSVPSLRRGIGFVTQEAHLFSGTIADNIRWGDEQADMEQVKQAAQEAHIHDFIMSLPNQYETNLGQKGVNLSGGQKQRLSLARAMIKRPAILLLDDSTSALDAQTETSVLHTLEHLSCTTFIVAQKISSVQAADHILLLQDSELIAKGTHSELMQHSDVYNNIFQSQLQREEVHDGSI from the coding sequence ATGAAGACTGTTCTGAGGTATGTTCTTACATATAAAAAATCGGCTATCATTGCTTTGTTACTCATGGGGGTTGAATTAACGGTTGAATTGCTTCAACCGATGCTCATGGGGGTCATCATTGATCAGGGCGTTGTGGAACAAGACATGGAAGCTATCATGATATGGGGAGGCTTGTTGCTCTTTTTATCCTTGCTTGCCTTCGCTTCTGGTATAACGAACTCCTTTTTTGCGGCAAATGTGAGCCAAGGAGTAGGACACGATGTTCGTCGTGACCTGTTTACAAGGATACAATCCTTTACAGCAGATCAATTCCAACGATTCGCCACGTCCTCTCTCATAACGAGGATGACGAATGATGTTACCCAGGTTCAATCCTTTTTGTTTATGGCCATGCGGATCATGCTCCGTGCACCGTTATTTATTATCGGTGGTCTTATATTGGCATTCACAGTGCACGCGGGTCTTGCCAGTATTTTGTTGCTGGCCGTGCCATTTCTGTTTTTGTTTATGCTGTGGATGATGGGGAAAGGGGTTCGTCTGTTCAGGGAAGTTCAAGTAAGGTTAGATGCAGTGAACCGGGTGATCCGTGAAAATTTAGTCAATATGAGGTTGATCAAAGCATTTGATCGTGGTGATTATGAACAACATCGATTTGATGAGGTCAATCGGCCTCTTATGGATGAGAACAAAAAAGCACTTCGATTATTAGAGTTGACGATGCCTGCTGTGATGCTTGCTATGAATATCGTTTTAGTCGTTGTTCTTTGGTACGGTGCAGCCGATTTACGAGTAGGAGATGCCCAGGCTGGTCAAGTGGTGGCCGTTCTGAATTATGGCACACGAATTATGTTCTCTTTTTCAACTTTTTCATTTTTGCTGATGGTGTTTTCAAGAGGGCGAGCTTCGACAACAAGGATTGCGGAAGTGTTACATAAAGATGCAGGTGAAGAGGTAGATACATATGATGAAATGTACACAATAAAAGGTGATGTTTCCTTTGAGGATGTTTCCTTTCGTTACCCAGGTATGAATGTTGATGTGATTAAACATCTATCATTTTCTGCAAATGCTGGGGAAACGATAGGCATCCTAGGTGAAACAGGATCAGGAAAGACCTCCTTACTACAACTGCTCCCAAGGCTCTATTCACCTACAGAAGGACAAATACGTATTGATCAAAAAGATATCCATTCCCATTCTGTTCCATCACTCCGAAGAGGGATCGGGTTCGTCACACAGGAAGCCCACCTTTTTTCTGGTACGATTGCGGACAATATAAGGTGGGGAGACGAACAAGCAGATATGGAACAGGTGAAACAGGCAGCGCAAGAAGCCCATATCCATGACTTCATTATGTCATTACCTAACCAATACGAAACAAATTTAGGGCAAAAGGGAGTCAACCTATCTGGTGGACAAAAGCAACGACTGTCATTGGCCCGTGCTATGATTAAGCGTCCTGCGATCTTGTTGTTGGATGACAGTACAAGTGCACTTGATGCACAAACAGAAACCAGTGTATTACATACATTGGAACATCTCTCATGTACGACGTTTATCGTTGCCCAGAAAATTAGCTCTGTGCAAGCTGCCGATCACATTTTATTACTTCAAGATAGCGAACTCATTGCCAAAGGAACGCACAGTGAGCTTATGCAGCATAGTGATGTTTACAACAACATTTTTCAGTCACAACTGCAGCGTGAGGAGGTACATGATGGGTCAATCTAA